Within the Micromonospora citrea genome, the region CCACCCCGCGCGCCGCGGCGCACCCGGCGGGGGAGTCGTCGGGGCCCAGCGGCGGGCGCGCCAGACAGGTCGGGGCGGCGGCGTGGTCGGTCACGGACGGGCAGCCTAGCCGATCGACGCCCCCCGATCCGGCGGGTGCGGGTCGCGCCGGTACTCAGAGCACCCGCGGCGGGGTGTTGCCGGCGGCGACGATCGCGCGGCGGATCGGCACGGCCAGCAGCAGCAGGAACCCGACGACGAAGAAGATCAGCAGGGAGACCAGGCCCACCCGGTAGGAGTTGGTGAGCTGGAACACCAGCCCGAAGGCCAGCGGGCCGAGCCAGCTGGTGCCCTTGTCGCTGATCTCGTAGAAGCCGTAGTACTCGCCCTCCTTGCCGGCGGGGATGAGCTGGCTGAACAGCGACCGGCTCAGCGCCTGGCTGCCGCCGAGCACCAGGCCGATGGCCGCGCCGAGGACCATGAACGGCACGGGCGCCTCGGCGGGCAGCCGGAACGCGCCGAGGATCACCCCGGTCCAGAGCACCAGGCTGATCAGCACGGTCTTCCAGGCGCCGATGCGCTTGGCGAGGGCGCCGAGCAGCAGCGCGCCGCCGAAGGCGAGGAACTGCACCAGCAGGATGGTCACGATCAGGGTGCTCTGCCCGAGCTTCAGCTCCTCGGTGCCGTACTGGCTGGCCAGGGCGATGACGGTCTGGATGCCGTCGTTGTAGACCAGGAACGCGAGCAGGAAGAACAGCGTCAGCGGGTACGCCTTGATCTCGCGCAGGGTGCGGCCGAGCTGGCGGAACCCGTCGGTGAGCGGGTTGCCGCCGCGCAGCGCGGCGGCGGTCGGGTGCTCGCGCAGCCAGCGCAGCGGGACCAGGGTGAACGCCGCCCACCACAGCCCGGCGGACACGATCGACCACCGGGCCAGGTCGAGGGTGCGCTGGTGGTCGCCCTCCTCGCCGAGCATGCTCACGGCGACCAGGTTGAGCGCCAGCAGCAGGCCGCCGCCGAGGTAGCCCAGCGCCCAGCCGCGGCTGGAGATGCCGTCGCGGTCGTCGGGGCCGCCGAGCTGCGGCAGGAACGAGTTGTAGACCACCACGCCGGCGCCGAAGGCGATGTTGGCGACCATGAACAGCACCCCGCCGAGCAGATACCGGTCGCCGGTGACGAAG harbors:
- a CDS encoding MFS transporter; translation: MAETATPMVGDTPAPASTRRERTGWYFYDWAMSAFSTTVITVFLGPFLTTVTELAAGCELGADSCSGHVYPLGIKVAAGSYFPYLVSLSVFLTVFVLPVVGAIADRSAHKKRLLAAAAFTGAGATVGMLFVTGDRYLLGGVLFMVANIAFGAGVVVYNSFLPQLGGPDDRDGISSRGWALGYLGGGLLLALNLVAVSMLGEEGDHQRTLDLARWSIVSAGLWWAAFTLVPLRWLREHPTAAALRGGNPLTDGFRQLGRTLREIKAYPLTLFFLLAFLVYNDGIQTVIALASQYGTEELKLGQSTLIVTILLVQFLAFGGALLLGALAKRIGAWKTVLISLVLWTGVILGAFRLPAEAPVPFMVLGAAIGLVLGGSQALSRSLFSQLIPAGKEGEYYGFYEISDKGTSWLGPLAFGLVFQLTNSYRVGLVSLLIFFVVGFLLLLAVPIRRAIVAAGNTPPRVL